Proteins encoded within one genomic window of Nitrospira sp.:
- a CDS encoding DUF3015 domain-containing protein — protein sequence MPKSFRTMAAIGASLMLGTTGCTLKATINQTTDTTSNITGTTSGAAWWSEDGQITPDFKATAFVSFNHENLVQDVAAGRGEYLASISRLLGVPEGRQSAFFSAAQANYAETIGKDSTALLSLLRDTSGAFIR from the coding sequence ATGCCGAAATCTTTTCGAACGATGGCAGCCATCGGTGCAAGCCTGATGCTTGGCACAACGGGTTGCACCCTGAAAGCCACCATTAATCAAACGACCGACACGACATCCAACATCACCGGCACCACATCAGGAGCTGCCTGGTGGAGCGAAGATGGCCAAATTACGCCAGATTTCAAGGCGACGGCGTTCGTCTCGTTCAATCATGAAAACCTGGTTCAAGATGTCGCAGCAGGTCGCGGGGAGTATTTGGCCTCGATCAGCAGACTGTTGGGAGTTCCAGAAGGTCGGCAATCGGCATTTTTCTCCGCCGCCCAGGCAAATTATGCCGAGACGATAGGCAAGGATTCGACAGCATTGCTTTCACTGCTTCGGGATACATCCGGAGCATTCATTCGATAA
- a CDS encoding carbonic anhydrase, translating to MNHEQGIHKSDETMYRRSFLATVGIAATVGLLGLVQGSSLAYALTKEEHDKMTPDEIIARGKKGNERFRSGKRKERDLLREQKNTAKGQHPAAIVLSCIDSRAPVELILDLGIGDTFNSRVAGNIANEDILGSMEYACAVVGSKLVLVMGHANCGAIKGAIDNVQLGNLTGLLDKIRPAVESTQYDGDRTAKNYLFVNAVARKNVELTMARIRADSSVLKGLEDKGHIKIAGAMYSVETGAVEFFA from the coding sequence ATGAACCACGAACAAGGAATACACAAATCAGATGAGACCATGTATCGCCGTAGCTTTCTCGCGACGGTGGGTATCGCGGCGACTGTCGGATTGCTTGGGTTGGTGCAGGGAAGCAGTCTTGCTTACGCGCTGACCAAAGAAGAGCACGACAAGATGACGCCGGACGAAATTATTGCCCGCGGCAAGAAAGGCAATGAACGATTCCGCTCAGGCAAGCGCAAGGAGCGGGATTTGCTGCGTGAGCAAAAGAACACCGCCAAGGGCCAACATCCTGCGGCCATCGTGCTGAGTTGCATCGATTCACGAGCGCCGGTTGAGCTCATTCTAGATCTGGGGATCGGCGACACCTTCAATTCGCGCGTCGCCGGCAACATCGCCAACGAAGATATTCTTGGCAGTATGGAGTACGCCTGTGCGGTGGTCGGCAGCAAACTGGTGCTTGTGATGGGGCATGCCAACTGCGGGGCCATCAAAGGCGCGATCGACAATGTGCAGCTCGGTAATCTGACCGGCCTGCTGGACAAGATTCGCCCGGCGGTCGAGTCAACCCAGTATGACGGGGACCGCACTGCGAAGAATTACCTCTTTGTCAATGCTGTTGCGCGCAAGAACGTGGAATTGACGATGGCCAGGATCCGCGCAGACAGCTCCGTGCTCAAGGGACTAGAGGACAAGGGGCACATCAAGATCGCCGGCGCGATGTATTCTGTTGAAACTGGAGCGGTGGAATTTTTCGCCTGA
- a CDS encoding DUF2780 domain-containing protein produces MKYLSFVTTTLFVSAFGLSSCASLPAMTPQDALTSLVALQHGIGPSQGKAAVGSILNYAKGKMPAADFSSLSNSLPVLDTYLKEATDVKAVTGPIDDQAGLESAFAKVALGPKMVPRITKTMSDFVGTSGGEAARNFFASLMK; encoded by the coding sequence GTGAAGTACTTATCTTTCGTCACCACCACCCTGTTTGTGAGTGCGTTCGGATTGTCCAGTTGTGCCAGCCTGCCAGCTATGACCCCACAAGATGCGCTCACAAGCCTGGTGGCTCTACAACACGGGATTGGTCCCAGCCAAGGGAAGGCGGCAGTCGGCTCCATCCTCAACTACGCCAAGGGGAAAATGCCAGCTGCTGATTTTTCATCTCTGAGCAACTCCCTCCCTGTTTTGGATACCTACCTGAAGGAGGCGACTGACGTGAAGGCGGTGACTGGTCCGATCGACGACCAAGCCGGACTGGAATCGGCATTTGCTAAGGTGGCTTTGGGACCGAAAATGGTGCCCAGGATAACAAAGACCATGAGCGATTTCGTCGGGACTTCAGGCGGTGAGGCGGCGCGCAATTTCTTTGCGTCGCTCATGAAATAA
- a CDS encoding DEAD/DEAH box helicase, with product MSLTRFHPVISEWFASQVGQPTDVQLRAWPAIQAGTDALIAAPTGSGKTLAAFLSCIDQLFKQALARELDDHTHVLYVSPLKALSNDIQKNLQKPLAEIGQLALQAGLLMPELRVLVRTGDTPMTDRQQMLKRPPHILVTTPESLFILLTAEKSRKLLQTVRTVIVDEIHALAPNKRGAHLALSLERLEALTFIKPQRIGLSATQRPIETVAEFLVGTRPRPRIIDVGHRRELDLTVEVPKDELSAVATNAIWSDVYDRVAELVRQHRSTLVFVNTRRLAERVSHYLEERLKDLGPDVVAAHHGSLSRQIRLSAEERLKTGKTRVVIATASLELGIDVGTVDLVCQIGSPRAIATALQRIGRAGHWIHAIPKGHLFAMTRDELLECAALVRAIKQGTLDQITVPPAPLDILAQQIVAASASQTWAEEDLFALCRRAFPYRTLSRDDFDAVVRMLADGIATQRGRGLAYLYHDRINHRVKGRRGARLAAITSGGAIPDTANYAVVAEPDGTVVGSVDEDFAVESLAGDIMLLGNTSWRIKGVEAGKVRVEDAQGAPPSIPFWRGEAPSRTAELSAEVATLRHDIATHASSPVDSEHVVPSPHYSALQWLKQDCALDQRGAQQAIEYVLMGKAVLGVVPTQETIVAERFFDESGGMQLVIHAPFGGRINKAWGLALRKRFCVTFDFELQAAATDNGLVISLGEKHSFPLESVFGYLHSNTVREVLIQAVLLAPMFTTRWRWNASRALALLRFSNGKKVPPQIQRMKAEDLLAAVFPDAIACQENLTGERAARQIPDHPLVMETMRDCLTEAMDLDGLTAVLQRIEASHIRCVAVETPAPSVFSHEILNANPYAFLDDAPLEERRARAVEMRRTLPPDLLGQVGVLNPAAIEEVQHESWPVVRDADELHDALLTLVWMPAAAASRWTPFFPSLAETGRVMVLAIQDVQGWVATENSERVRQLLTGGEDSTCDAVVLGWMESIGPTTTAELAERLHLPAPAIEAAMIRLESQGQVLRGQFHPISALSPQPASPAQRGEHSALSGASRREWCHRRLLARIHRLTIGILRKEVEPVTALDFMRFLMQWQHVVPGSRQHGDAGLMEVIKQLTGFEAAASAWEPQLLRTRMAKYEPELLDRLCLSGAVSWGRLSPHPKLASGSETEGRCITPTSIAPISIFPREECDWLLAALHRDVAAVGLDPFAPLSSVAQNLRRALQQQGASFFTDLVRITNHLPSEVEQGLWELVAAGLVTADGFDNLRALMDPHRRRAEGRERARRPRHAVGRWSLLRSAESVHLTAVRLCECTARQLLRRYGIVFRDVLARESMALSWRDLLVQYRRMEMAGEIRGGRFVTGFTGEQFALPEAVDALRAMRKTSASTSHEVKLSATDPLNLVGVILPGPRVPAVPTNFLVFKDGALLRTVIGRHGDVTLPVAELTGPAPVRQQV from the coding sequence ATGTCACTCACTCGATTCCATCCGGTCATCTCGGAATGGTTTGCTTCGCAGGTCGGCCAGCCGACCGACGTTCAACTCCGAGCGTGGCCCGCGATCCAAGCTGGAACGGATGCGCTGATCGCTGCGCCGACCGGATCGGGGAAGACCCTCGCCGCCTTTCTCTCCTGCATCGATCAGCTCTTCAAGCAAGCCCTGGCCCGTGAACTGGACGACCACACCCATGTGCTCTACGTCTCGCCGCTCAAGGCCTTGAGTAACGACATCCAGAAAAATCTTCAGAAGCCACTGGCCGAAATCGGGCAGCTTGCCTTGCAGGCCGGACTGCTGATGCCGGAACTACGCGTCTTGGTCCGTACCGGCGACACACCGATGACGGATCGTCAGCAGATGCTGAAGCGGCCGCCCCATATCCTCGTCACGACGCCGGAGTCGCTCTTCATCCTATTGACTGCCGAGAAGAGCCGAAAGCTCTTACAGACGGTGCGCACAGTGATCGTGGACGAGATTCATGCGCTGGCCCCCAACAAGCGCGGGGCTCATCTGGCGCTGTCGTTGGAACGGCTGGAAGCGCTCACCTTCATAAAACCACAGCGGATCGGCCTTTCAGCGACGCAACGGCCGATTGAAACCGTGGCGGAGTTTCTTGTCGGCACTCGCCCACGTCCGAGGATCATTGATGTCGGCCATCGTCGCGAGTTGGATCTGACTGTCGAAGTGCCGAAAGATGAGCTGAGTGCCGTCGCCACGAATGCGATCTGGTCGGATGTCTACGATCGTGTAGCTGAGTTGGTTCGCCAGCACCGCTCGACCTTGGTCTTTGTCAATACGCGTCGGTTGGCGGAGCGGGTGTCGCATTATCTGGAAGAGCGTCTCAAAGACTTAGGCCCGGATGTTGTGGCGGCCCATCATGGGAGCCTCTCGCGGCAGATTCGCCTTTCGGCGGAAGAGCGATTGAAAACCGGCAAGACTCGTGTCGTGATTGCCACGGCCTCGTTGGAGCTGGGCATTGATGTCGGCACGGTCGATCTCGTCTGTCAGATCGGGTCGCCGAGAGCCATTGCCACGGCGCTCCAGCGGATTGGCAGGGCCGGCCACTGGATCCACGCAATCCCGAAAGGTCATCTGTTTGCGATGACTAGGGATGAATTACTGGAATGTGCCGCCTTGGTGCGGGCAATCAAGCAGGGGACGCTAGATCAGATCACCGTGCCGCCGGCTCCACTCGATATCTTGGCCCAACAGATTGTGGCTGCTTCGGCCAGCCAGACCTGGGCCGAGGAGGACTTGTTCGCACTCTGTCGGCGAGCCTTTCCCTATCGCACCCTGTCACGGGACGATTTCGATGCCGTGGTGCGGATGTTGGCAGATGGCATTGCGACGCAACGAGGGCGCGGATTGGCCTATCTTTATCACGACCGGATCAATCATCGAGTCAAAGGCCGACGTGGGGCGCGGCTGGCAGCCATCACTTCCGGCGGCGCGATTCCGGATACGGCCAACTACGCGGTCGTGGCGGAACCGGACGGCACAGTGGTTGGGTCCGTTGATGAAGACTTCGCCGTGGAGAGTCTCGCGGGTGACATCATGCTGCTCGGCAATACCTCATGGCGCATCAAGGGCGTCGAGGCGGGCAAGGTGCGGGTAGAAGATGCGCAGGGAGCGCCACCCAGCATTCCGTTCTGGCGAGGGGAAGCGCCATCGCGTACAGCGGAACTCTCCGCCGAAGTCGCAACGCTCCGCCACGATATCGCCACGCACGCGTCTTCTCCTGTTGATTCAGAGCACGTAGTCCCCAGTCCTCATTACTCAGCACTGCAATGGCTGAAGCAGGACTGCGCACTTGATCAACGGGGGGCTCAGCAGGCCATCGAATATGTCTTGATGGGAAAAGCTGTGTTGGGTGTGGTGCCAACGCAGGAGACGATCGTGGCCGAGCGGTTCTTCGATGAAAGCGGGGGGATGCAGCTGGTGATCCATGCGCCGTTTGGTGGACGCATCAACAAAGCCTGGGGGCTCGCGCTGCGTAAACGATTTTGTGTGACGTTTGATTTCGAGCTGCAGGCGGCAGCGACGGATAACGGCCTCGTAATCTCACTGGGTGAGAAGCACAGTTTCCCGCTGGAGTCCGTGTTCGGCTATCTCCATTCTAATACGGTGCGAGAGGTCTTGATTCAAGCGGTCTTGCTGGCCCCGATGTTCACCACGCGGTGGCGTTGGAATGCGTCGCGCGCGCTGGCGTTGCTGCGCTTTTCGAACGGCAAGAAGGTGCCGCCGCAGATTCAGCGGATGAAGGCAGAGGACCTGCTTGCTGCGGTGTTTCCTGATGCGATTGCTTGTCAGGAGAATCTAACAGGGGAGCGGGCTGCTCGTCAGATCCCCGACCATCCGCTGGTGATGGAGACGATGCGTGATTGTCTCACGGAGGCAATGGATCTTGATGGCCTGACGGCGGTGCTGCAACGGATCGAGGCCAGCCACATTCGTTGTGTGGCGGTGGAGACGCCGGCGCCCTCTGTGTTCTCACACGAAATCCTGAATGCCAATCCCTATGCCTTCCTGGATGACGCCCCGTTGGAAGAGCGGCGGGCGCGGGCCGTGGAGATGCGCCGGACGCTGCCGCCGGATCTGCTGGGGCAGGTGGGGGTCTTGAATCCGGCGGCGATTGAAGAAGTTCAGCATGAATCCTGGCCGGTGGTGCGCGATGCCGACGAATTGCATGATGCGCTCTTAACGCTGGTGTGGATGCCAGCGGCTGCCGCGAGCAGGTGGACGCCGTTCTTTCCATCCCTAGCCGAGACTGGTCGTGTGATGGTCCTTGCCATTCAAGATGTACAGGGATGGGTTGCCACCGAAAATAGTGAGCGAGTCCGACAGCTGTTAACCGGCGGTGAGGACTCGACCTGTGATGCCGTCGTGCTTGGGTGGATGGAAAGCATTGGCCCGACGACAACGGCAGAGCTGGCTGAGCGACTGCATCTTCCAGCTCCTGCCATTGAGGCTGCGATGATTCGCCTCGAATCCCAAGGCCAAGTCCTGCGCGGCCAGTTCCATCCAATCTCAGCACTCAGTCCTCAGCCTGCTTCGCCTGCCCAACGAGGCGAGCACTCAGCACTATCGGGCGCATCTAGACGGGAGTGGTGTCACCGCCGCTTGCTGGCCAGGATCCATCGGTTGACGATCGGGATCTTGCGCAAGGAAGTGGAACCGGTGACGGCATTGGACTTCATGCGATTCCTGATGCAATGGCAGCATGTTGTGCCAGGGTCGCGTCAGCATGGGGACGCGGGGCTCATGGAGGTCATCAAACAACTCACCGGGTTCGAGGCCGCGGCCTCTGCGTGGGAACCCCAGCTGTTACGTACAAGGATGGCCAAGTATGAGCCGGAACTCTTAGATCGGCTCTGTCTGAGCGGCGCAGTCAGTTGGGGGCGCCTCTCGCCCCATCCGAAACTGGCATCGGGTAGTGAGACGGAGGGGCGGTGCATCACCCCGACGAGCATTGCGCCCATCAGTATCTTCCCGCGGGAGGAGTGTGACTGGTTGCTCGCCGCACTCCATCGTGATGTGGCGGCAGTAGGCCTTGATCCTTTTGCACCGTTGAGTTCGGTGGCCCAAAATCTTCGTCGTGCGTTGCAGCAACAGGGCGCCAGTTTTTTTACCGACCTGGTGCGGATCACCAACCATCTTCCCTCTGAAGTCGAGCAGGGATTGTGGGAGCTGGTGGCAGCCGGTCTGGTGACGGCTGATGGGTTCGATAACCTCCGTGCCCTCATGGACCCGCATCGGCGTCGCGCCGAGGGACGGGAACGGGCTCGTCGGCCTCGGCATGCAGTCGGACGGTGGTCGCTGTTGCGGTCAGCTGAGAGCGTTCATCTGACGGCTGTTCGCCTATGCGAATGCACCGCCCGCCAACTGCTTCGTCGCTATGGGATTGTTTTTCGCGATGTGCTGGCACGGGAATCGATGGCTCTATCCTGGCGAGATCTGCTGGTGCAGTATCGTCGGATGGAAATGGCCGGGGAGATCCGAGGTGGTCGATTCGTGACGGGATTTACCGGCGAGCAGTTTGCATTACCGGAGGCAGTGGACGCGTTACGGGCGATGAGGAAGACTTCTGCCTCCACAAGTCACGAGGTCAAACTTTCCGCCACCGACCCATTGAATCTGGTCGGAGTGATTCTGCCTGGCCCTCGTGTTCCGGCAGTGCCCACCAACTTTCTGGTCTTCAAGGACGGTGCGCTTCTCAGGACCGTAATCGGTCGGCATGGTGATGTGACGCTCCCCGTTGCTGAGTTGACCGGTCCGGCACCGGTTCGACAGCAGGTATGA
- a CDS encoding glycosyltransferase produces MYLSIVIPAFNEARLIEGSLQSVAAAIAANQTSGFTSEIIVVDNNSTDNTAELARQAGARVVFEPINQIGRARNAGAAHATGDWLLFLDADSLLSPGLLADILQLIESGQYVGCGSTLRMDGLPWWANLSLQFWTSVSVLCRWAAGALVVCRRDAFQEVGGFDQELYALDEIRLSKQLKQWGRRRNLQFTILTKHPLDTSSRKVSLYSSREIAVLIFRIFFLPKRTLQDKKHLSVWYDGRR; encoded by the coding sequence ATGTACCTTTCCATCGTCATCCCGGCATTCAACGAAGCCCGTCTGATCGAAGGCTCGCTGCAATCCGTCGCTGCCGCGATCGCTGCGAATCAGACATCCGGTTTCACATCCGAGATCATCGTCGTGGATAACAATTCCACTGACAACACGGCCGAGCTGGCTCGACAGGCCGGCGCACGCGTGGTCTTTGAACCGATCAATCAAATCGGCCGGGCCCGCAACGCCGGTGCCGCTCACGCCACGGGAGACTGGCTCTTGTTCTTGGATGCCGATAGCCTGCTGAGTCCCGGGCTGCTGGCCGATATTCTGCAGCTAATTGAGTCAGGACAATACGTTGGATGCGGCAGCACACTGCGCATGGATGGGCTACCCTGGTGGGCGAACTTGAGCCTACAGTTCTGGACATCGGTCTCAGTGCTCTGTCGCTGGGCTGCTGGAGCACTGGTAGTCTGTCGGCGCGACGCGTTTCAGGAAGTCGGCGGGTTCGACCAGGAGCTCTACGCGTTAGACGAAATCAGGCTCAGTAAACAGCTCAAACAATGGGGACGCCGACGCAACCTTCAATTCACGATCTTAACCAAGCACCCTCTCGACACTTCGTCGCGTAAAGTGTCGCTCTATTCGAGCCGAGAGATTGCCGTGCTAATCTTCCGCATCTTTTTCCTCCCGAAGCGAACCTTGCAAGATAAGAAACACCTCTCCGTCTGGTATGACGGACGGCGCTGA
- a CDS encoding MoaD/ThiS family protein, giving the protein MQVQLSHPTRTIEIKGPKKAKDLFKELGLVVEAHLIIRGDELVTEDEMLYDQDQVEIRPVISGGSPRFTSHE; this is encoded by the coding sequence ATGCAAGTTCAACTCAGCCATCCCACACGAACCATTGAGATCAAAGGCCCGAAGAAGGCCAAAGACCTCTTCAAAGAGCTCGGTCTCGTGGTCGAAGCACATCTGATCATACGCGGCGATGAACTCGTAACCGAAGACGAGATGCTTTACGACCAGGACCAGGTCGAAATCCGCCCGGTCATCTCCGGCGGCTCTCCACGCTTCACGAGTCACGAATGA
- a CDS encoding adenine nucleotide alpha hydrolase family protein: protein MNCTKCKTRAVIDLPRHNAAFCKGCFNIYVHDQISRAIKSEKMFGKEDRILVAVSGGKDSLALWDILLKMGYKADALYVNLGIGGYSEVSHAKVVQFSEMVAAPHGAVLHVHTVEQEAGAGIRELAMLIHRPTCSTCGTIKRYQFNRVALEHKYDVMATGHNLDDEAARLLGNVLRWQEEYLDKQSPSLPASLDGFAKKVKPLFRLSERELAAYSVLNRIDYIVEECPMAKGARTLLYKEVLNRLETESPGTKQAFYCGFLDKQRKPEASPTTMAERDQAMLHPCSVCQQPTTADVCSYCKMMARAKTHSL, encoded by the coding sequence ATGAACTGTACTAAATGCAAAACCCGCGCAGTGATCGACCTGCCCCGCCATAATGCTGCTTTCTGCAAAGGCTGTTTCAACATCTATGTGCATGACCAGATCAGCCGGGCCATCAAGTCTGAAAAGATGTTCGGAAAGGAAGATCGCATCCTCGTCGCGGTATCGGGCGGGAAAGATAGCCTGGCCCTCTGGGATATTCTTCTCAAGATGGGGTATAAAGCCGACGCGCTCTATGTGAACCTCGGTATCGGCGGCTACTCGGAAGTGTCCCATGCCAAAGTCGTCCAGTTTTCAGAAATGGTCGCCGCCCCACATGGCGCAGTTCTCCATGTCCACACTGTGGAGCAGGAAGCCGGCGCCGGAATCCGGGAACTGGCCATGCTGATTCATCGTCCGACCTGTAGTACATGTGGCACCATCAAACGCTACCAGTTCAATCGCGTCGCGCTGGAGCACAAGTACGATGTGATGGCGACCGGCCACAATCTCGATGATGAAGCAGCCCGCCTGCTGGGCAACGTACTCCGCTGGCAGGAGGAATACTTGGACAAGCAATCCCCCAGCCTCCCGGCCTCTCTCGACGGGTTTGCCAAGAAAGTAAAACCGCTCTTTCGCCTGTCCGAGCGTGAATTGGCCGCCTATTCGGTGCTCAACCGCATTGACTACATCGTGGAAGAGTGTCCGATGGCAAAAGGCGCGCGAACCCTTCTCTATAAAGAAGTACTGAATCGGCTTGAGACGGAATCCCCAGGCACCAAGCAAGCCTTCTACTGTGGTTTTCTCGACAAACAGCGCAAGCCCGAAGCCTCCCCGACCACCATGGCTGAGAGAGACCAGGCCATGCTGCATCCCTGTTCCGTCTGCCAACAACCTACCACCGCTGACGTCTGCTCTTACTGCAAAATGATGGCGCGTGCCAAAACTCACAGCCTGTAA